In the Clostridium gelidum genome, ACTAAGTTTGAAATATCACTTACCACTCTATTACTGAAGCTGCATAAGTTAACCCGCCACCAAATGCTACTAAAATAAGTTTATCTCCTTTATTTAATAAGCCTTTTTCATACATTTCATTTAAAGCTATAGGCACTGTTGCTGATGATGTATTTGCAACTTTATCTAGATTTAAATAAAATTTATCTTCATTTAATTTTAATTTTTCAGCTGCTAATTTTATAATTCTATAATTTGCTTGATGAGGAACTATATATTTAATCTCATCTAATGAAATATTAGTATCTTTTAGCACTTCAGTAACAGCCTCTGCTATTGCTGGTACTGCGAATCTAAGTATTTCTCTACCATTCATTTTTATATATTTATCTTGTAATATTTTTTCTTTAGAAAAAGGAGTATCAATGTCTGCACCACCTATAGTCAGTGCATTTCCTTTCTTTCCATCTGCTCTTAAATATGATTTAATAATACCTTTTGTTTTACTTTGCTTAAGTACAGCTGCTCCAGCACCATCACCAAACAAAATGCAGGTTGATCTATCTGTCCAATCTGTTACCTTTGAAAGAACTTCTGCACCAATTATTAATGCATTTTTATACTTCATAGACTGCATCAATCCATTTGCTATTTCTAAAGCATATACAAATCCTGAGCATGCAACACTTATATCAAAACAAGCCGCATTATCTGCATTTAAATTACTTTGAACTATACATGCAACTGATGGTATAAACATATCAGGGCTAATAGTTGCAACTATTATAAGATCTAAATCTTCTGGATTAACTCCTGCTCTTTCAAGAGCAATTTTAGCTGCTTTTGTAGCTATATCAGATGTATTTTCACCTTCTGAAATTCTTCTTTCACTAACGCCTGTCCTTTGAACTATCCATTCATCATTAGTTTCAACGAACTCACTTATTTTATCATTTGTAACTACTAATGGTGGTAAATATGCACCAATTGCAGAAATCTCAACATTACTCATAGTATTCTCCTTTATTATTGTAATTTATATTTTTCTTTAAAAAAGTCGTTAATTTTATTTAAAG is a window encoding:
- a CDS encoding beta-ketoacyl-ACP synthase III, which encodes MSNVEISAIGAYLPPLVVTNDKISEFVETNDEWIVQRTGVSERRISEGENTSDIATKAAKIALERAGVNPEDLDLIIVATISPDMFIPSVACIVQSNLNADNAACFDISVACSGFVYALEIANGLMQSMKYKNALIIGAEVLSKVTDWTDRSTCILFGDGAGAAVLKQSKTKGIIKSYLRADGKKGNALTIGGADIDTPFSKEKILQDKYIKMNGREILRFAVPAIAEAVTEVLKDTNISLDEIKYIVPHQANYRIIKLAAEKLKLNEDKFYLNLDKVANTSSATVPIALNEMYEKGLLNKGDKLILVAFGGGLTYAASVIEW